In Macaca nemestrina isolate mMacNem1 chromosome 9, mMacNem.hap1, whole genome shotgun sequence, a single genomic region encodes these proteins:
- the LOC105494375 gene encoding ankyrin repeat and SOCS box protein 13 isoform X2 has product MEPRAADGCFLGDVGFWVERTPVHEAAQRGESLQLQQLIESGACVNQVTVDSITPLHAASLQGQARCVQLLLAAGAQVDARNIDGSTPLCDACASGSIECVKLLLSYGAKVNPPLYTASPLHEACMSGSSECVRLLIDVGANLEAHDCHFGTPLHVACAREHLDCVKVLLNAGANVNAAKLHETALHHAAKVKNVDLIEMLIEFGGNIYARDNRGKKPSDYTWSSSAPAKCLEYYEKTPLTLSQLCRVSLRKATGVRGLEKIAKLNIPPRLIDYLSYN; this is encoded by the exons ATGGAGCCCCGGGCGGCGGACGGCTGCTTCCTGGGCGACGTTG GTTTCTGGGTGGAACGGACCCCTGTGCACGAGGCAGCCCAGCGGGGTGAGAGCCTGCAGCTGCAACAGCTGATCGAGAGTGGCGCCTGTGTGAACCAGGTCACTGTGGACTCCATCACGCCCCTGCACGCGGCCAGTCtgcagggccaggcgcggtgcgtGCAGCTGCTGCTGGCAGCTGGGGCCCAG GTGGATGCTCGCAACATCGATGGCAGCACCCCGCTCTGCGATGCCTGCGCCTCGGGCAGCATCGAGTGTGTGAAGCTCTTGCTGTCCTATGGGGCCAAGGTCAACCCTCCTTTGTACACGGCATCCCCCCTGCACGAGGCCTGCATGAGTG GGAGTTCCGAATGTGTGAGGCTTCTTATTGATGTTGGGGCCAATCTGGAAGCGCACGATTGCCATTTTGGGACCCCTCTGCACGTTGCCTGTGCCCGGGAGCATCTGGACTGTGTCAAAGTGCTGCTCAATGCAG GGGCCAACGTGAACGCGGCAAAGCTTCATGAGACGGCCCTTCACCACGCGGCCAAGGTCAAGAATGTTGACCTCATCGAGATGCTTATCGAGTTTGGCGGCAACATCTACGCCCGGGACAACCGTGGGAAGAAGCCGTCTGACTACACGTGGAGCAGCAGCGCTCCCGCCAAGTGCCTGGAGTACTACGAAA AGACACCTCTGACTCTGTCGCAACTCTGCAGGGTGAGCTTGAGGAAGGCCACTGGCGTCCGAGGGCTGGAGAAGATCGCCAAGTTAAACATCCCACCCCGGCTCATTGATTACCTCTCCTACAACTGA
- the LOC105494375 gene encoding ankyrin repeat and SOCS box protein 13 isoform X1 produces MIKGVLYISWTNPSSGFWVERTPVHEAAQRGESLQLQQLIESGACVNQVTVDSITPLHAASLQGQARCVQLLLAAGAQVDARNIDGSTPLCDACASGSIECVKLLLSYGAKVNPPLYTASPLHEACMSGSSECVRLLIDVGANLEAHDCHFGTPLHVACAREHLDCVKVLLNAGANVNAAKLHETALHHAAKVKNVDLIEMLIEFGGNIYARDNRGKKPSDYTWSSSAPAKCLEYYEKTPLTLSQLCRVSLRKATGVRGLEKIAKLNIPPRLIDYLSYN; encoded by the exons ATGATCAAAG gagttctttatatatcctggaCTAATCCCTCATCAg GTTTCTGGGTGGAACGGACCCCTGTGCACGAGGCAGCCCAGCGGGGTGAGAGCCTGCAGCTGCAACAGCTGATCGAGAGTGGCGCCTGTGTGAACCAGGTCACTGTGGACTCCATCACGCCCCTGCACGCGGCCAGTCtgcagggccaggcgcggtgcgtGCAGCTGCTGCTGGCAGCTGGGGCCCAG GTGGATGCTCGCAACATCGATGGCAGCACCCCGCTCTGCGATGCCTGCGCCTCGGGCAGCATCGAGTGTGTGAAGCTCTTGCTGTCCTATGGGGCCAAGGTCAACCCTCCTTTGTACACGGCATCCCCCCTGCACGAGGCCTGCATGAGTG GGAGTTCCGAATGTGTGAGGCTTCTTATTGATGTTGGGGCCAATCTGGAAGCGCACGATTGCCATTTTGGGACCCCTCTGCACGTTGCCTGTGCCCGGGAGCATCTGGACTGTGTCAAAGTGCTGCTCAATGCAG GGGCCAACGTGAACGCGGCAAAGCTTCATGAGACGGCCCTTCACCACGCGGCCAAGGTCAAGAATGTTGACCTCATCGAGATGCTTATCGAGTTTGGCGGCAACATCTACGCCCGGGACAACCGTGGGAAGAAGCCGTCTGACTACACGTGGAGCAGCAGCGCTCCCGCCAAGTGCCTGGAGTACTACGAAA AGACACCTCTGACTCTGTCGCAACTCTGCAGGGTGAGCTTGAGGAAGGCCACTGGCGTCCGAGGGCTGGAGAAGATCGCCAAGTTAAACATCCCACCCCGGCTCATTGATTACCTCTCCTACAACTGA
- the LOC105494375 gene encoding ankyrin repeat and SOCS box protein 13 isoform X3: MIKGFWVERTPVHEAAQRGESLQLQQLIESGACVNQVTVDSITPLHAASLQGQARCVQLLLAAGAQVDARNIDGSTPLCDACASGSIECVKLLLSYGAKVNPPLYTASPLHEACMSGSSECVRLLIDVGANLEAHDCHFGTPLHVACAREHLDCVKVLLNAGANVNAAKLHETALHHAAKVKNVDLIEMLIEFGGNIYARDNRGKKPSDYTWSSSAPAKCLEYYEKTPLTLSQLCRVSLRKATGVRGLEKIAKLNIPPRLIDYLSYN; the protein is encoded by the exons ATGATCAAAG GTTTCTGGGTGGAACGGACCCCTGTGCACGAGGCAGCCCAGCGGGGTGAGAGCCTGCAGCTGCAACAGCTGATCGAGAGTGGCGCCTGTGTGAACCAGGTCACTGTGGACTCCATCACGCCCCTGCACGCGGCCAGTCtgcagggccaggcgcggtgcgtGCAGCTGCTGCTGGCAGCTGGGGCCCAG GTGGATGCTCGCAACATCGATGGCAGCACCCCGCTCTGCGATGCCTGCGCCTCGGGCAGCATCGAGTGTGTGAAGCTCTTGCTGTCCTATGGGGCCAAGGTCAACCCTCCTTTGTACACGGCATCCCCCCTGCACGAGGCCTGCATGAGTG GGAGTTCCGAATGTGTGAGGCTTCTTATTGATGTTGGGGCCAATCTGGAAGCGCACGATTGCCATTTTGGGACCCCTCTGCACGTTGCCTGTGCCCGGGAGCATCTGGACTGTGTCAAAGTGCTGCTCAATGCAG GGGCCAACGTGAACGCGGCAAAGCTTCATGAGACGGCCCTTCACCACGCGGCCAAGGTCAAGAATGTTGACCTCATCGAGATGCTTATCGAGTTTGGCGGCAACATCTACGCCCGGGACAACCGTGGGAAGAAGCCGTCTGACTACACGTGGAGCAGCAGCGCTCCCGCCAAGTGCCTGGAGTACTACGAAA AGACACCTCTGACTCTGTCGCAACTCTGCAGGGTGAGCTTGAGGAAGGCCACTGGCGTCCGAGGGCTGGAGAAGATCGCCAAGTTAAACATCCCACCCCGGCTCATTGATTACCTCTCCTACAACTGA